One Mycolicibacterium goodii genomic region harbors:
- a CDS encoding peptidase E, with amino-acid sequence MPAEAPTILATSGGIAPGQRTRYTFTALTDFAVELSGVTGRPPRVCLLATAVGDDRAVLHHLTEAAQSRGYLPSHVALFPMPTFEDVTAHLLRQDVVWVFGGSVAGLLAMWRLHDLDEALRVAWQAGVVLTGISAGSICWHLGGPTDSFGPQLRPVTNGLGFLPYANGVHYDSEGQRRPVLHELVRTAAAPAAYATDDGAGLLYRGTDLVEAVAENGTAGAYLIEASGGVVTETALSVRRL; translated from the coding sequence GTGCCTGCCGAAGCGCCCACCATCCTCGCCACCAGCGGCGGAATTGCGCCCGGTCAGCGCACGCGCTACACCTTCACCGCGCTGACGGATTTTGCCGTCGAGCTGTCCGGGGTCACCGGACGTCCGCCGCGGGTGTGTCTGCTGGCGACAGCGGTGGGAGACGACAGAGCGGTCCTGCATCACCTCACCGAGGCCGCACAGAGTCGCGGATACCTACCGTCGCATGTGGCGTTGTTCCCGATGCCAACCTTCGAAGACGTGACCGCGCATCTTCTCCGACAAGACGTCGTGTGGGTGTTCGGTGGCAGCGTCGCGGGCCTGCTTGCGATGTGGCGACTGCACGATCTGGACGAGGCATTGCGGGTCGCGTGGCAGGCCGGAGTCGTGCTCACCGGTATCTCGGCTGGTTCGATCTGCTGGCATCTCGGCGGTCCCACAGACTCGTTCGGTCCGCAGCTGCGGCCGGTCACCAACGGTCTGGGGTTCCTCCCGTACGCGAACGGGGTCCACTACGACTCCGAGGGGCAGCGTCGGCCGGTCCTGCATGAGTTGGTTCGTACTGCAGCTGCCCCCGCGGCGTACGCCACCGACGACGGTGCCGGCCTGCTGTACCGGGGCACCGATCTCGTGGAAGCGGTCGCCGAAAACGGAACGGCAGGAGCGTATCTCATCGAGGCGAGCGGCGGCGTGGTC
- a CDS encoding LuxR family transcriptional regulator, which translates to MTENVTEKLSTGTETLLMARVDEGDRLWQTQLEQTIASIPWLRATMAHLTALNDGTLQHDASDSFVVTFDRASDAVACALDLQLAPLEPFVLCIGIDTVEHTDPADEDGAARLRDLAQGGQTLVSATTVALAANRLPAYATLQPLRAGLRNEPLFELDHPGLRRHTVLPHEPNPVGAQPRSN; encoded by the coding sequence GTGACCGAGAACGTGACCGAGAAGTTGTCGACCGGAACAGAAACGTTGCTCATGGCCCGCGTCGATGAGGGAGACCGGCTGTGGCAAACCCAGCTGGAGCAGACCATCGCGTCGATCCCCTGGTTGCGCGCAACGATGGCTCATCTGACCGCGCTCAACGACGGCACGCTGCAACACGATGCCAGCGACAGTTTCGTGGTCACGTTCGACCGCGCCTCCGACGCCGTGGCGTGTGCACTGGATCTGCAACTGGCCCCGCTGGAGCCCTTCGTGTTGTGCATCGGGATTGACACCGTCGAGCACACCGACCCTGCCGACGAAGATGGTGCCGCACGATTGCGCGACCTGGCCCAGGGCGGCCAAACCTTGGTCTCGGCCACCACGGTGGCGCTGGCGGCCAACCGGCTACCTGCCTACGCGACGCTCCAACCGCTGCGCGCCGGCCTCAGGAACGAGCCGCTGTTCGAGCTCGACCACCCGGGCCTGCGCCGTCACACCGTTCTTCCACATGAGCCCAACCCCGTTGGCGCCCAGCCTCGGTCGAATTAG
- a CDS encoding PAS and ANTAR domain-containing protein, whose translation MGAMTRQPEGGADAVARAMSGGTPQHIGWFRFYFADQRWEWSAEVQRMHGYEPGTVTPTTELVLSHKHPDDRDEVAADIDDMIVKQRAFGRKHRIIDTTGAVHQVIVVGDQLLGDDDGAVVGTRGFYIDVTPDSSRQEDAAITAEVAKITERRAVIEQVKGMLMLIYGIDENAAFDLLKWLSQESNVKLRVLAEQAARDFTALGDAGVLSRSRFDQLLLTASRRVTSSDDSMSTSA comes from the coding sequence GTGGGCGCGATGACCCGCCAACCTGAAGGTGGCGCCGACGCGGTTGCCCGGGCGATGTCCGGCGGCACGCCACAACACATCGGCTGGTTCCGGTTCTATTTCGCCGACCAACGCTGGGAGTGGTCCGCCGAGGTGCAACGAATGCACGGTTACGAGCCGGGCACTGTCACGCCGACAACCGAACTCGTTCTGTCGCACAAGCATCCCGATGACCGTGACGAAGTCGCCGCGGATATCGACGACATGATCGTGAAGCAGCGAGCCTTCGGCAGGAAGCATCGCATCATCGACACCACCGGTGCGGTACACCAGGTCATCGTCGTCGGCGACCAGCTCCTCGGCGACGACGATGGCGCGGTCGTCGGCACCCGGGGCTTCTACATCGACGTGACGCCCGATTCGAGCCGTCAGGAAGATGCAGCGATCACGGCCGAGGTCGCCAAGATCACGGAGCGACGGGCGGTCATCGAGCAGGTCAAGGGCATGCTGATGCTGATATACGGCATCGACGAGAACGCGGCGTTCGATCTGCTGAAGTGGCTCTCGCAGGAGAGCAACGTCAAGTTGCGCGTCCTGGCCGAACAGGCGGCGAGAGACTTCACGGCACTCGGCGACGCCGGTGTCCTGTCCCGATCCAGGTTCGACCAGCTCCTGCTGACCGCATCACGGCGGGTGACCAGCTCCGACGACTCGATGTCGACATCGGCGTGA
- a CDS encoding FMN-binding negative transcriptional regulator, translating to MYLPPKFALSPERIDSVLADAGFAQLVSYSPTGLVVTPLPLLYDAERHALLGHVARANDHWRAAGAESVAIFTGPHAYVSPGFYPTKSETGKVVPTWNYEVLNVYGTLRVHDDAEWVLDLVTRLTDRHESGRAQPWRVSDAPASYTRAQLNGIVGVELPVDRVEAKAKMSQNQPARNRVGVIAGLAASGSALDVEVSERVAALDPDS from the coding sequence GTGTATCTACCCCCGAAGTTCGCGCTGAGCCCTGAGCGCATCGATTCCGTGCTGGCCGATGCCGGTTTTGCCCAACTCGTCAGCTACTCGCCGACAGGTCTGGTGGTGACGCCGTTGCCGTTGCTCTACGACGCCGAGCGTCATGCGCTGCTCGGCCATGTCGCTCGAGCCAACGACCACTGGCGGGCCGCCGGGGCCGAGTCGGTGGCGATCTTCACCGGACCGCACGCCTATGTGTCGCCCGGGTTCTACCCGACCAAATCCGAGACCGGCAAAGTCGTGCCGACGTGGAACTACGAGGTTCTCAATGTCTACGGCACCCTCCGTGTGCACGACGATGCCGAGTGGGTCCTCGATCTGGTCACCAGGTTGACCGACCGGCATGAGTCGGGCCGTGCTCAACCCTGGCGGGTCTCCGATGCGCCGGCCTCCTACACCCGCGCCCAGCTCAACGGCATCGTCGGCGTCGAACTGCCCGTCGACCGCGTCGAGGCCAAGGCGAAGATGTCGCAGAACCAGCCCGCGCGCAATCGTGTCGGCGTGATCGCCGGTCTCGCCGCATCCGGGTCGGCACTCGACGTCGAGGTCTCCGAACGCGTCGCGGCGCTCGATCCCGACTCCTGA
- a CDS encoding Crp/Fnr family transcriptional regulator, protein MDEVLARAGIFQGVQPSAVAALAQQLEPVSFRRGQVVFTEGEPGETLYIITSGKVKIGRKSVDGRESLLTLMGPSDMFGELAIFDPGPRTSTVTALSEVQAVMMHRKVLRNWIADRPEIAEQLLRVLARRLRRTNDNLSDLIFTDVPGRVAKQLLHLAQRFGTREGNSLRVDHELTQEEIAQLVGSSRETVNKALSDFAQRGWIRVQGKSILIDNTERLARRAN, encoded by the coding sequence ATGGACGAAGTGCTGGCGCGCGCTGGCATCTTTCAAGGGGTGCAACCCAGCGCGGTGGCCGCACTTGCCCAGCAGTTGGAACCGGTGTCGTTCCGTCGCGGTCAGGTGGTCTTCACCGAGGGTGAGCCGGGGGAGACGCTGTACATCATCACCTCCGGCAAGGTGAAGATCGGTCGAAAGTCGGTCGACGGCCGGGAAAGCCTGCTGACGCTGATGGGCCCGTCGGACATGTTCGGTGAGCTGGCGATCTTCGATCCGGGCCCGCGCACGTCGACGGTCACCGCGCTCTCGGAAGTGCAGGCGGTGATGATGCACCGCAAGGTGTTGCGCAACTGGATCGCCGATCGGCCCGAGATCGCCGAACAACTCCTGCGGGTCCTGGCCCGTCGGCTGCGGCGCACCAACGACAACCTGTCCGACCTCATCTTCACCGACGTGCCCGGCCGCGTCGCCAAGCAACTGCTGCACCTCGCGCAACGCTTCGGGACGCGCGAGGGCAACTCCCTGCGGGTGGACCACGAGCTCACGCAGGAGGAGATCGCCCAGCTTGTCGGCTCGTCGCGTGAGACGGTCAACAAGGCGTTGTCGGACTTCGCGCAGCGCGGCTGGATCCGCGTCCAGGGCAAGAGCATCCTCATCGACAACACCGAGCGGCTCGCGCGACGCGCGAACTGA
- a CDS encoding MarR family winged helix-turn-helix transcriptional regulator has protein sequence MASPSRVDVDPLALERQVCFALAVTNRAVLSIYRPLLEPLGLTHPQYLVMLALWDHHKMSTADTAPLSVKQIAAALQLDSATLSPMLKRLDALGLITRTRSVGDERATDIRLTQAGIALRERALEIPPKVVERLGVDMAELEELRRVLTRVNTAALAANGVNH, from the coding sequence ATGGCCTCACCTTCCCGTGTCGACGTCGACCCTCTCGCCCTCGAACGCCAGGTGTGCTTCGCGTTGGCCGTGACCAACCGGGCCGTGCTGTCGATCTATCGACCACTTCTCGAACCCCTGGGCCTCACCCACCCGCAGTATCTGGTGATGCTGGCCTTGTGGGATCACCACAAGATGAGCACGGCCGACACCGCACCGCTGTCGGTGAAACAGATCGCCGCGGCTCTCCAACTGGACTCGGCGACGCTGTCGCCGATGCTCAAGCGTCTTGACGCGCTCGGCCTGATCACCCGCACGCGTAGTGTCGGTGATGAACGTGCGACCGACATCCGGCTCACGCAGGCGGGCATCGCGCTGCGCGAGCGTGCGCTGGAGATACCCCCGAAGGTCGTCGAGCGACTGGGCGTGGACATGGCCGAACTGGAAGAACTGCGTCGGGTCTTGACCCGAGTCAACACCGCCGCGTTGGCCGCGAACGGTGTCAACCACTGA
- a CDS encoding DUF5313 domain-containing protein encodes MAAEQNKARPNLLQYIAYSYGRRLPDSMREWVAHDLADHGAVRRHMIRMAIPPALVLAPFWLLPASLYVHIEMTVPIYAWALLMALALNKVWRRHRLAQHGLDPNLVDEIRYKKQAHIHEDYIRRYGPRPESAKFQSNSSPF; translated from the coding sequence ATGGCCGCCGAACAGAACAAAGCCCGCCCCAATCTGCTTCAGTACATTGCCTATTCGTACGGTCGGAGGTTGCCGGACTCGATGCGCGAATGGGTCGCCCACGATCTGGCCGACCATGGTGCCGTCCGCAGGCACATGATCCGGATGGCCATCCCGCCGGCACTGGTGCTCGCCCCGTTCTGGTTGTTGCCCGCATCGCTTTACGTGCACATCGAGATGACCGTCCCGATCTACGCCTGGGCGCTGCTCATGGCGTTGGCGCTCAACAAGGTGTGGCGTCGGCACCGCCTGGCCCAGCACGGACTCGATCCGAACCTGGTCGACGAGATCCGGTACAAGAAGCAGGCGCACATCCACGAGGACTACATCCGCCGCTACGGCCCACGTCCGGAGTCGGCGAAATTCCAGTCCAACAGCAGTCCGTTCTGA
- a CDS encoding type 1 glutamine amidotransferase domain-containing protein translates to MTNALDGKKVAILATDGVERRELVEPREALEQAGARTELLSLQSGTIDARDHDLEPAGTYTVDRPVSEAKGDEFDALVVPGGTVNADKLRSDSTAVAFVHDFVNSGRPVAVICHGPWTLVEAGVAKGRTLTSYPSLRTDLRNAGATVLDEEVVIDGNLITSRSPKDIPAFNKALIEALAKQPQAQAQR, encoded by the coding sequence ATGACCAACGCACTCGACGGCAAGAAGGTCGCCATCCTGGCCACCGACGGAGTCGAACGCCGCGAACTCGTCGAACCGCGCGAGGCGCTTGAGCAGGCCGGTGCGCGCACCGAGTTGCTGTCGCTGCAGAGCGGGACGATCGACGCCCGCGACCATGACCTGGAGCCGGCGGGCACCTACACCGTCGACCGCCCGGTGAGCGAGGCCAAGGGCGACGAGTTCGACGCGCTCGTGGTTCCCGGCGGCACGGTGAATGCCGACAAGCTCAGGTCCGATTCGACGGCGGTCGCGTTCGTCCACGACTTCGTCAACTCCGGCCGTCCCGTCGCGGTGATCTGCCACGGACCATGGACGCTGGTCGAGGCAGGGGTCGCGAAGGGCCGCACGCTCACCTCCTACCCGAGCCTGCGCACCGACCTGCGCAACGCCGGCGCGACGGTGCTGGACGAGGAGGTCGTCATCGACGGCAACCTCATCACGAGCCGCTCCCCGAAAGACATCCCCGCGTTCAACAAGGCGCTCATCGAAGCGCTCGCCAAGCAGCCCCAGGCCCAGGCCCAGCGGTAA
- a CDS encoding GntR family transcriptional regulator produces MDTTSSSQRAYQATKDRILSGGIRGGQLLSEVEVANELGVSRTPVHEAFLRLAAEDLLELLPRRGAVVVPVPPQEATDLLEMRLALETAAVRRLCRTPEAVDALFTELNDLVDEQRRLADTNDARAFAAADDAFHRRIVEVAGNPIGQRFYGSLSDRQRRMMADAARSDSTRLEALIGEHAGLAAAIERRDVEEFESALLSHLEATYRVSLQ; encoded by the coding sequence GTGGACACGACCAGCAGCAGTCAGCGCGCGTATCAGGCCACCAAGGACCGCATCCTGTCCGGTGGCATCCGCGGCGGGCAACTGCTCAGCGAGGTCGAGGTCGCCAACGAACTCGGCGTGAGCCGCACCCCGGTCCACGAGGCATTCCTGCGATTGGCCGCCGAAGACCTGCTCGAACTGCTACCGCGCCGCGGCGCGGTGGTGGTGCCGGTCCCGCCGCAGGAGGCCACCGACCTCCTGGAGATGCGCCTGGCGCTCGAGACCGCCGCGGTGCGCCGTCTGTGCCGCACCCCCGAAGCGGTCGACGCCCTGTTCACCGAACTGAACGATCTCGTCGACGAACAACGCCGGCTTGCCGACACGAACGACGCCCGGGCCTTCGCCGCGGCCGACGACGCGTTTCACCGCCGCATCGTCGAGGTCGCGGGAAACCCCATCGGACAGAGGTTCTACGGGTCGCTCAGCGACCGGCAGCGACGCATGATGGCCGACGCCGCACGCTCGGACAGCACACGTCTGGAGGCGCTCATCGGTGAACACGCCGGGCTCGCCGCAGCCATCGAGCGTCGCGACGTCGAGGAGTTCGAATCCGCACTGCTGTCGCACCTGGAGGCGACGTATCGAGTGAGCCTGCAGTGA
- a CDS encoding MFS transporter — protein MTTTAARSETHRIRPWVAVAAAAFCIGWGGNQFTPLLIAYAQHSGYTQVDVDVLLGAYVLGLVPGLLVASTLSDRHGRRPVMALGLVSSAIGSVILAIGDHLGFPALFAGRLLSGVAVGIAMAVGSAWITELSRAPYDDAPSGSGARRASVCLSLGLGVGPLCAGLLTEYAPLPLVLTYLVHAGLCLPALWAIRHRTIETRTGTTSGSVIDGLRVPAAAHRRFMHVVVPMAPWIFGSAAIAYAIVPALVADRLGHWALLYTAGLTVLTLGCGVAVQPIARRLDDHSSARAVVVSMVLMALGVFAAVVTAITRSIGIAVLVAMLLGCAYGIAIVSGLLEIQRIAEPDELAGVSGVYYSLAYAGFLLPAILAALARYFSYPAMLTVVGLLAAACTALCASGWSKHLEPTTPTARV, from the coding sequence GTGACCACGACCGCAGCACGATCAGAGACACATCGGATTCGGCCGTGGGTCGCGGTGGCGGCGGCCGCCTTCTGCATCGGCTGGGGCGGCAATCAGTTCACGCCGCTGCTCATCGCCTACGCGCAGCATTCCGGCTACACCCAGGTCGACGTGGACGTACTGCTGGGTGCCTACGTCCTCGGACTCGTCCCGGGGTTGCTGGTCGCGTCGACGCTGTCCGACCGCCACGGCAGACGGCCGGTGATGGCTCTCGGCCTGGTGAGCTCCGCGATCGGCAGCGTCATCCTGGCGATCGGCGACCACTTGGGCTTCCCGGCGCTTTTCGCAGGCCGTTTGCTCAGTGGTGTCGCGGTGGGTATCGCCATGGCCGTCGGCTCGGCCTGGATCACCGAGCTGTCCAGGGCGCCTTACGACGACGCCCCGTCGGGCAGCGGCGCACGACGCGCCTCGGTCTGTCTGTCTTTGGGCCTCGGTGTGGGGCCGCTGTGCGCGGGGCTGCTCACCGAATACGCTCCGCTCCCACTGGTGTTGACGTATCTGGTGCACGCCGGGCTGTGCCTGCCTGCGCTGTGGGCCATCCGGCACCGCACCATCGAAACCCGCACCGGCACAACATCCGGCAGCGTCATCGACGGTCTGCGTGTCCCCGCGGCGGCGCATCGCCGTTTCATGCATGTCGTCGTCCCCATGGCGCCCTGGATCTTCGGCTCGGCGGCGATCGCCTACGCGATCGTGCCTGCCCTCGTCGCCGACCGGTTGGGCCATTGGGCCCTGCTCTACACCGCGGGCCTGACGGTCCTCACGCTGGGGTGCGGCGTCGCGGTCCAGCCCATCGCCCGGCGCCTCGACGACCACTCGAGTGCCCGCGCGGTCGTCGTCTCGATGGTGCTCATGGCCCTCGGCGTCTTCGCCGCTGTCGTCACCGCCATCACCAGGTCCATCGGCATCGCGGTGCTCGTGGCGATGCTGCTCGGATGTGCCTACGGCATCGCGATCGTCTCCGGGTTGCTGGAAATCCAGCGCATCGCCGAACCCGACGAACTCGCCGGCGTCTCCGGTGTGTACTACTCGTTGGCCTACGCCGGGTTCCTGCTGCCCGCGATCCTCGCCGCACTGGCCCGCTACTTCAGCTACCCGGCGATGCTCACGGTCGTCGGGTTGCTGGCGGCGGCATGTACGGCATTGTGTGCTTCCGGCTGGTCCAAGCACCTGGAACCGACTACCCCCACAGCCAGGGTGTGA
- a CDS encoding peptidoglycan recognition protein family protein: MMVWLADALRAEGLDVDEIDGWRTNGDGDFDDIWGIICHHTAGDDVSPATVSRGTPERPGPLSNVLIRRDGTVAVVAAGVARHAGPGYHEDLPHTDVDARTVGVHAELHGHQKYPREQYLSYVRCCAAILRHINQPASHVLGHQEWNTAKRDPCLSMDQLRADITAHLNSYVQAASRVR; this comes from the coding sequence ATGATGGTCTGGCTTGCCGACGCACTTCGCGCAGAAGGGCTCGACGTCGACGAGATCGATGGCTGGCGCACGAACGGCGACGGGGACTTCGATGACATCTGGGGCATCATCTGCCACCACACCGCAGGGGACGACGTCTCTCCCGCTACCGTCTCCCGCGGTACTCCCGAGCGGCCGGGACCGTTGTCGAACGTCTTGATCAGACGCGACGGCACCGTCGCAGTGGTCGCCGCAGGCGTCGCCCGTCATGCCGGTCCCGGCTACCACGAGGATCTGCCGCACACCGACGTCGACGCCCGCACCGTCGGCGTCCACGCCGAACTTCACGGCCATCAGAAGTATCCCCGCGAGCAGTACCTCAGCTACGTCCGCTGTTGCGCAGCGATCCTGCGACACATCAACCAGCCCGCCTCACACGTGCTGGGCCACCAGGAGTGGAACACCGCCAAACGCGACCCCTGCCTGAGCATGGACCAACTCCGTGCCGATATCACCGCACATCTGAACTCCTACGTGCAAGCCGCGTCACGCGTGCGCTGA
- a CDS encoding TetR/AcrR family transcriptional regulator, with translation MSAARDRLMAAALKLFAAKGYAATSVAEIQQQAGLAPGSGALYKHFGSKRELLEAAITHRIDNIVAAREQYDAEKPRTVEDAVRSAGQLIWTNLTQSEELLRVMLREPDELGDLDAKTWQVITDNAYQRFADELTASNRAGRTDIPDPEATAAVAIASLSYAATLHALNGRTPGNVDHDRFFEAWVTQTVAAIEQHRTDNQTDKR, from the coding sequence ATGTCCGCCGCCCGCGACCGCCTGATGGCCGCCGCACTGAAGCTCTTCGCTGCGAAGGGTTACGCGGCGACGTCGGTGGCCGAGATTCAGCAGCAGGCCGGCCTCGCACCCGGGTCAGGCGCGCTCTACAAGCACTTCGGCTCCAAGCGCGAACTTCTCGAAGCCGCCATCACGCACCGCATCGACAACATCGTGGCCGCGCGCGAGCAGTACGACGCCGAGAAACCACGCACCGTGGAGGACGCGGTGCGTAGCGCGGGTCAGTTGATCTGGACGAACCTGACCCAGAGCGAAGAGTTGCTGCGCGTGATGCTGCGTGAACCGGACGAACTCGGGGACCTCGACGCGAAGACGTGGCAGGTGATCACCGACAACGCCTACCAGCGCTTCGCCGACGAGCTGACCGCGTCCAACCGGGCGGGCCGCACCGACATCCCGGACCCGGAGGCGACGGCCGCGGTGGCGATCGCGTCGCTGTCCTATGCCGCCACGTTGCACGCGCTGAACGGACGCACCCCAGGCAACGTCGACCACGACCGCTTCTTCGAGGCGTGGGTCACCCAGACCGTGGCGGCCATCGAACAGCACCGGACCGATAACCAGACCGATAAACGTTGA
- a CDS encoding acyl-CoA dehydrogenase family protein translates to MTFSLQLSDDVIEVRDWVHQFAAEVVRPAAAEWDEREETPWPVIQEAAKVGLYSPELFAQQAAEPTGLGMLTVFEELFWGDAGIALSILGTGLAAAALAGNGTPEQLGQWLPEMFGTPDEPKLGAFCSSEPDAGSDVGAIRTRARFDEATREWVLNGTKTWATNGGIANVHIVVASVYPELGSRGQATFVIPPGTHGLVQGQKFKKHGIRASHTAEVVLDNVRLPEDMILGGRERFEERIARVKSGASARGQAAMKTFERTRPTVGAMAVGVARAAYEYALDYACQREQFGRKIGEFQAVAFKLADMKSRIDAARLLVWRAGWMARNNQSFDSAEGSMAKLVASETAVYVTDEAIQILGGNGYTRDYPVERMHRDAKIFTIFEGTSEIQRLVISRALTGLSIR, encoded by the coding sequence GTGACGTTCTCACTTCAGCTGAGCGACGACGTGATCGAGGTGCGGGACTGGGTGCACCAGTTCGCCGCAGAGGTCGTGCGCCCCGCGGCAGCGGAATGGGATGAGCGTGAAGAGACGCCATGGCCGGTGATCCAGGAGGCCGCGAAGGTCGGGCTCTACTCCCCCGAACTGTTCGCCCAGCAGGCCGCCGAGCCCACCGGCCTCGGCATGCTCACGGTGTTCGAGGAGCTGTTCTGGGGCGACGCCGGTATCGCATTGTCGATCCTGGGCACCGGTCTGGCGGCCGCGGCCCTGGCCGGCAACGGCACGCCCGAGCAGCTGGGCCAGTGGCTTCCCGAGATGTTCGGCACCCCGGACGAGCCGAAGCTCGGGGCGTTCTGCTCGTCGGAACCCGACGCCGGGTCGGACGTCGGCGCGATCCGCACACGCGCGCGCTTCGACGAGGCCACCCGCGAGTGGGTGCTCAACGGCACCAAGACCTGGGCCACCAATGGCGGCATCGCCAACGTGCACATCGTGGTCGCGTCGGTCTATCCCGAACTGGGGTCACGGGGTCAGGCGACATTCGTCATCCCGCCGGGTACCCACGGCCTCGTCCAGGGGCAGAAGTTCAAGAAGCACGGCATCCGCGCCTCACACACGGCCGAGGTGGTCCTGGACAACGTCCGCCTGCCCGAGGACATGATCCTCGGCGGCCGCGAGCGGTTCGAGGAGCGGATCGCGCGGGTGAAGTCCGGCGCGTCGGCGCGTGGCCAGGCTGCCATGAAGACATTCGAACGCACCCGGCCCACTGTCGGTGCCATGGCGGTCGGTGTGGCGCGCGCGGCCTACGAGTACGCGCTCGATTATGCCTGCCAGCGTGAACAGTTCGGCCGCAAGATCGGCGAGTTCCAAGCCGTCGCGTTCAAGCTCGCGGACATGAAGAGCCGGATCGACGCCGCACGACTGCTGGTGTGGCGGGCCGGATGGATGGCACGCAACAATCAGAGCTTCGACTCAGCCGAGGGATCGATGGCCAAGCTCGTGGCCAGCGAGACCGCCGTGTACGTCACCGACGAGGCCATCCAGATTCTCGGTGGCAACGGCTACACCCGCGACTACCCCGTCGAACGCATGCACCGGGACGCCAAGATCTTCACGATCTTCGAGGGCACCAGCGAGATCCAGCGCCTGGTGATCTCGCGGGCCCTGACCGGGCTCTCCATCCGGTAG
- a CDS encoding SDR family oxidoreductase produces the protein MHQDTTARVALITGASRGIGAEVAQQLAASGTRVVVNYRANAERAEGIADTIRAAGGQASTICADIADEASTIAMIDDIRRRFGRLDVLVLTALGGARLGVDPRHAMRLNRDAQRRLARLALPLMPVGGHIVFVTSHQAHFFPHKAVPKGYGPIAASKRAGETALYAMRPEFDRRGVHFTVVSGRMFDAAPIADLWQRQAPGADFASAVVHAATTPNPSGIVYVGRADYLMTA, from the coding sequence ATGCACCAGGACACCACCGCACGGGTCGCCCTGATAACCGGAGCCTCGCGGGGCATCGGTGCCGAAGTCGCACAACAGCTCGCTGCCTCCGGCACCCGCGTCGTCGTCAACTACCGCGCGAACGCAGAGCGCGCCGAAGGCATCGCGGACACCATCCGCGCTGCGGGCGGGCAAGCCTCCACGATCTGCGCCGACATCGCCGACGAGGCATCGACCATCGCGATGATCGACGACATCCGTCGCCGGTTCGGCAGGCTCGATGTCCTGGTCCTCACCGCTCTCGGTGGTGCCCGCCTCGGTGTCGACCCCAGGCACGCCATGCGTCTCAACCGGGACGCGCAACGGCGCCTGGCCCGGCTCGCCCTGCCGCTCATGCCGGTCGGAGGCCACATCGTGTTCGTCACCAGTCACCAGGCCCACTTCTTCCCGCACAAGGCAGTGCCGAAGGGGTACGGCCCGATCGCGGCGAGCAAGCGCGCCGGCGAGACCGCGCTGTATGCCATGCGCCCCGAATTCGACCGCCGCGGCGTCCATTTCACCGTGGTGTCGGGCCGGATGTTCGACGCGGCGCCGATCGCCGACCTGTGGCAGCGCCAGGCGCCCGGGGCCGACTTCGCCTCGGCGGTCGTGCATGCCGCGACGACGCCGAATCCGTCCGGCATCGTCTACGTCGGGCGCGCCGACTACCTGATGACGGCCTGA